Proteins co-encoded in one Microbacterium hydrocarbonoxydans genomic window:
- a CDS encoding isochorismatase family protein, which yields MHTAPTTALLVIDAQESFRRRTDEWAATANPDAVQNIARLVDHARRVGDPVAWVTHSEPGTGGVFDPTLGFVRVFDELDPRDDEIAVTKVTVNAFTSTDLERRLRDLGVAKVVVCGIRTEQCCETTARVASDLGFEVEFVTDATTTSAIEANGTLAAVSGDEIMRRTESILSARGFATVIRTTDRTGAGARAEAGVSA from the coding sequence ATGCACACTGCTCCCACCACCGCGCTTCTGGTCATCGATGCACAGGAATCGTTCCGTCGACGGACCGACGAATGGGCGGCCACCGCCAATCCGGATGCCGTGCAGAACATCGCGCGCCTCGTCGATCATGCGCGCCGGGTCGGCGACCCCGTCGCCTGGGTCACGCACTCGGAACCCGGCACCGGAGGGGTCTTCGATCCCACCCTCGGCTTCGTGCGGGTGTTCGACGAGCTCGATCCGCGGGACGACGAGATCGCCGTCACCAAGGTCACGGTCAACGCCTTCACCTCGACCGATCTCGAGCGGCGGCTTCGAGACCTCGGCGTCGCGAAGGTGGTCGTCTGCGGCATCCGCACCGAACAGTGCTGCGAGACGACGGCCCGCGTGGCGAGCGACCTCGGGTTCGAAGTCGAGTTCGTGACCGATGCCACGACGACCTCGGCCATCGAGGCGAACGGCACGCTCGCCGCCGTCTCGGGAGACGAGATCATGCGCCGCACCGAGAGCATCCTCTCTGCTCGCGGGTTCGCGACCGTGATCCGCACGACGGACCGCACAGGCGCCGGCGCCCGAGCCGAGGCTGGTGTCAGCGCCTAG
- a CDS encoding Asp23/Gls24 family envelope stress response protein, with product MATQDQNTAAAPAEKELAQTAAAPKAAGSPSRVDRSSAFSSSRIPADADAAGKTVIADGVVAKVAGIAAREVPGVFALGGGGARAFGAIRDVINATDLAQGVKVEVGETQAAADITIVVEYPAPIQEVANNVRAAVAGAITRLVGLEVVEVNVEVNDVHVPGDDTAENEESRVS from the coding sequence ATGGCAACTCAGGATCAGAACACCGCTGCCGCTCCCGCCGAGAAGGAGCTGGCTCAGACCGCCGCTGCGCCGAAGGCTGCAGGCTCGCCCTCGCGCGTGGACCGCTCTTCGGCGTTCTCGTCGTCGCGGATCCCCGCTGACGCGGATGCTGCGGGAAAGACGGTCATCGCCGACGGCGTGGTCGCCAAGGTCGCCGGAATCGCCGCACGCGAGGTGCCGGGCGTCTTCGCACTCGGTGGCGGCGGCGCACGGGCCTTCGGCGCGATCCGCGACGTGATCAACGCCACCGACCTCGCGCAGGGCGTCAAGGTCGAGGTGGGCGAGACCCAGGCCGCCGCCGACATCACGATCGTCGTCGAGTACCCGGCCCCCATCCAGGAGGTCGCGAACAACGTGCGCGCCGCCGTCGCAGGAGCCATCACCCGGCTGGTCGGCCTCGAGGTCGTCGAGGTCAACGTCGAGGTCAACGACGTGCACGTGCCTGGTGACGACACCGCCGAGAACGAGGAGTCGCGAGTCTCATGA
- a CDS encoding DUF2273 domain-containing protein: protein MTPTTTGALIGALLALAALMFGFWGFLLMALFAGVGAIIGRIMSGKIDVRGIADAFTGRRTS from the coding sequence ATGACACCGACCACCACCGGCGCGCTGATCGGTGCGCTCCTGGCCCTGGCGGCGCTCATGTTCGGATTCTGGGGATTCCTGCTCATGGCTCTGTTCGCCGGTGTCGGCGCGATCATCGGCCGGATCATGTCCGGCAAGATCGACGTCCGCGGAATCGCGGACGCCTTCACGGGGCGGCGAACCTCCTGA
- a CDS encoding DUF6286 domain-containing protein gives MTTSVLRRVVRRETHSPRTVAMFVAVVLLMLALAYIGLEIVLSLAAQPALLLGPAAAGGWLVGLPTAQPAGLVIAGSVVLALIGLVFIVLALTPGRLSKHTLQAGDRAVVVDNGVIASALAQHLSEETGLARENVTVGVGHRSVDITMRPGAGVPLETGAVQSAAEAQLQNYRLGRAVRTRVRIERPTETEEEL, from the coding sequence ATGACCACCTCGGTCCTGCGCCGCGTCGTCCGACGCGAGACGCATTCACCGCGCACCGTCGCGATGTTCGTCGCGGTCGTCCTGCTCATGCTGGCCCTCGCGTACATCGGGCTCGAGATCGTGCTGAGCCTCGCGGCGCAGCCCGCTCTGCTGCTGGGTCCCGCCGCGGCCGGCGGATGGCTGGTGGGTCTGCCCACGGCGCAGCCGGCCGGACTCGTGATCGCCGGCAGCGTCGTGCTCGCCCTGATCGGCCTGGTCTTCATCGTGCTCGCCCTCACCCCCGGTCGACTCTCGAAGCACACGCTGCAGGCGGGTGACCGGGCGGTCGTCGTCGACAACGGCGTGATCGCGAGTGCGCTCGCCCAGCATCTCTCTGAAGAGACGGGGCTTGCCCGCGAGAACGTCACCGTCGGTGTCGGCCACCGCAGCGTCGACATCACGATGCGCCCCGGTGCCGGTGTTCCGCTCGAGACGGGCGCCGTGCAGTCGGCCGCTGAGGCGCAGCTGCAGAACTACCGACTGGGCCGTGCCGTGCGCACCCGCGTGCGCATCGAGCGCCCCACCGAGACGGAGGAGGAGCTGTGA
- a CDS encoding CsbD family protein has product MGLDDKIKNAAQDIAGKAKEAIGNATDNDKLAAEGKADQVKADAKKAGENVKDAFKK; this is encoded by the coding sequence ATGGGACTCGATGACAAGATCAAGAACGCCGCTCAGGACATCGCCGGCAAGGCGAAGGAAGCGATCGGCAACGCGACCGACAACGACAAGCTCGCCGCCGAAGGCAAGGCCGACCAGGTCAAGGCCGACGCGAAGAAGGCCGGCGAGAACGTCAAGGACGCGTTCAAGAAGTAA
- a CDS encoding helix-turn-helix domain-containing protein: MGAPYYQFCPVAKAMELLDERWTMLLLRELLLGTEHFNALRRGLPRMSPTLLSHRLDQLQRAGLIERIAQGADVRYVLTQAGAELRPVVEHLSAWGVRWIGELGDADLDPKLLLWDMHRNIDHETVPDARTVIAVHFTDADPARRRWWLVIHDGDADVCDADPGYDVSIEVRCSLRALTRFWRGDIEWATLLLAEDAMTSGPSHLRRALPSWFIRPEYAGVPRANAGVTGAER; encoded by the coding sequence GTGGGTGCCCCCTACTACCAGTTCTGCCCCGTCGCCAAGGCGATGGAGCTGCTGGACGAGCGGTGGACGATGCTGCTGCTGCGCGAGCTGCTGCTGGGCACCGAGCACTTCAACGCCCTGCGGCGGGGCCTCCCCCGAATGTCGCCCACACTGCTGTCGCATCGACTCGACCAGCTGCAGCGTGCGGGACTGATCGAGCGGATCGCCCAGGGCGCCGACGTCCGCTACGTGCTCACCCAGGCGGGCGCCGAACTGCGCCCCGTCGTCGAGCATCTCTCGGCCTGGGGTGTGCGCTGGATCGGCGAACTCGGCGATGCCGACCTCGACCCCAAGCTGCTGCTGTGGGACATGCACCGCAACATCGATCACGAGACGGTTCCGGATGCGCGCACGGTGATCGCTGTGCACTTCACGGATGCGGATCCGGCGCGGCGCCGCTGGTGGCTGGTCATTCATGATGGGGATGCCGACGTGTGCGACGCCGACCCCGGCTATGACGTGTCGATCGAGGTGCGCTGCTCGCTGCGGGCGCTGACCCGGTTCTGGCGGGGGGACATCGAGTGGGCGACACTGCTGCTCGCGGAAGACGCCATGACGTCGGGCCCGAGCCACCTGCGGCGAGCGCTGCCGTCGTGGTTCATCCGCCCGGAGTATGCCGGGGTGCCGCGGGCGAATGCGGGAGTGACCGGCGCGGAGCGGTAG
- a CDS encoding methyltransferase domain-containing protein produces MNTTKTDVQAEADRALKSKHRMVWALGDYAAVAREVIPELGRVLVAESGVGPGDRVLDVAAGTGNASIEAARTGASVVASDLTPELLEIGRQDAARRGLELTFEVADAEALPYADDSFDAVLSCVGVMFAPHHEVAARELTRVVRPGGRLAAINWTPEGFVGQLFATLKQFVPAPPAGVQPPPLWGDEGHVRALLGGRVTDLTMERRRLSVDRFASGAEFRDFFRDSYGPTVAAYRATGDDEARRAELDDALAALGERHLDGGRMLWEYLLVTARVV; encoded by the coding sequence ATGAACACCACGAAGACCGACGTCCAGGCTGAAGCCGATCGGGCGCTGAAGTCGAAGCACAGAATGGTCTGGGCGCTCGGCGACTACGCCGCGGTCGCTCGCGAGGTGATTCCCGAACTCGGTCGGGTGCTCGTCGCCGAGAGCGGCGTCGGACCCGGTGACCGGGTGCTCGATGTCGCTGCCGGCACGGGCAACGCGTCGATCGAGGCCGCGCGGACGGGAGCGTCCGTGGTCGCCAGCGATCTCACGCCCGAGCTGCTCGAGATCGGCAGGCAGGATGCTGCGCGACGGGGCCTCGAGCTCACCTTCGAGGTGGCGGATGCCGAGGCGCTGCCCTACGCCGATGACTCGTTCGACGCGGTGCTCTCGTGCGTGGGCGTCATGTTCGCGCCCCATCACGAGGTCGCGGCGCGGGAGCTGACGCGAGTGGTCCGGCCCGGCGGACGGCTTGCGGCGATCAACTGGACTCCCGAGGGTTTCGTGGGTCAGCTGTTCGCCACGCTGAAGCAGTTCGTCCCCGCCCCTCCCGCCGGCGTGCAGCCGCCGCCGCTCTGGGGCGACGAGGGGCACGTGCGCGCTCTGCTCGGAGGCCGCGTGACCGATCTGACGATGGAGCGTCGGCGGCTGTCGGTCGACAGATTCGCGTCGGGTGCGGAGTTCCGGGACTTCTTCCGCGACTCCTACGGGCCGACCGTTGCGGCGTATCGCGCGACCGGTGACGACGAAGCGCGGCGCGCAGAGCTCGACGATGCTCTGGCGGCGCTCGGCGAGCGCCACCTCGATGGTGGTCGGATGCTGTGGGAGTACCTGCTCGTGACGGCCCGCGTCGTCTGA
- a CDS encoding extracellular solute-binding protein: MTHTARLLGIVAAGAIAVGTLAGCSNASAGDADSGPVTLEIAWWGNDTRAAMYEEAIDLFEAEHPDITVKSTFGDFSSYWDSRSTQAAARDLPDVMQFDQANLVEYGLNGALLDLSPYVGDQIDVSGMEDVVVDAATVDGTQYGMPIGTGTLGLFVNPAVVAASGVEPLDPDYTWDDLNAWIAEVTAAGVTTPEGKPVFGGFDQGLTMWFFIQWLLQQGEEPFEDDGSFAFTQDDMTEFLDATTPLREAAAYFPPSRGTEISPADGFAIGEAASTLTWDSFFSRYTDVEGLETLPVPTGDDGEKAVFYTVLHLAGAANTEHPEETALLLDFLATDAGVSEVFGTSRGVPADSGQLEALDFPDDSLEAKSLAYRESLEQYDTVSTPALPASFATLEATWVSLNEDLMYGTITVDEFVERWWAEAEAIG; the protein is encoded by the coding sequence ATGACGCACACCGCACGCCTTCTGGGCATCGTCGCCGCCGGGGCGATCGCCGTCGGAACCCTTGCCGGCTGCTCGAACGCGAGTGCGGGAGACGCCGACTCCGGTCCGGTGACGCTCGAGATCGCGTGGTGGGGCAACGACACCCGTGCCGCGATGTATGAAGAGGCGATCGACCTGTTCGAGGCCGAGCATCCCGACATCACGGTGAAGTCCACATTCGGCGACTTCTCGTCGTACTGGGATTCACGATCCACCCAGGCGGCCGCCCGCGATCTTCCCGACGTCATGCAGTTCGATCAGGCGAACCTCGTCGAGTACGGCCTGAACGGCGCGCTGCTCGACCTCTCGCCCTATGTGGGCGATCAGATCGATGTGTCGGGCATGGAAGACGTCGTGGTCGACGCCGCCACGGTCGACGGCACGCAGTACGGCATGCCCATCGGCACCGGAACCCTCGGGCTGTTCGTCAATCCGGCGGTCGTCGCGGCGTCCGGCGTCGAGCCGCTCGACCCCGACTACACGTGGGACGACCTGAACGCGTGGATCGCCGAGGTCACGGCCGCGGGAGTCACCACACCCGAGGGCAAGCCGGTCTTCGGCGGGTTCGACCAGGGTCTGACGATGTGGTTCTTCATCCAGTGGCTGCTGCAGCAGGGCGAGGAGCCGTTCGAGGACGACGGATCGTTCGCGTTCACCCAGGACGACATGACGGAGTTCCTCGACGCCACGACGCCGCTGCGTGAGGCGGCCGCCTACTTCCCGCCGTCGCGAGGCACCGAGATCTCGCCGGCCGACGGATTCGCGATCGGCGAGGCCGCCAGCACCCTCACCTGGGACAGCTTCTTCTCGCGGTACACCGATGTCGAGGGACTCGAGACGCTTCCGGTCCCGACGGGCGACGACGGCGAGAAGGCCGTGTTCTACACCGTGCTCCACCTCGCCGGTGCCGCCAACACCGAGCATCCCGAGGAGACCGCGCTGCTGCTCGACTTCCTCGCCACCGATGCCGGTGTCTCCGAGGTCTTCGGCACGTCACGCGGCGTGCCCGCGGACTCGGGCCAGCTCGAGGCCCTCGACTTCCCCGACGATTCGCTCGAGGCGAAGTCGCTCGCCTATCGCGAGTCGCTGGAGCAGTACGACACCGTGAGCACGCCCGCTCTTCCGGCGTCGTTCGCCACTCTCGAAGCGACCTGGGTGAGCCTGAACGAAGACCTCATGTACGGCACGATCACGGTCGATGAGTTCGTCGAGCGGTGGTGGGCAGAGGCCGAGGCGATCGGCTGA
- a CDS encoding hydroxyacid dehydrogenase, which yields MSSPSAAFALSDPTLIPRLFEPQSLARLRALVRLDERPFAPSDAGPLGRLGASNDAEILITGWGAPQLDARMLDALPRLRAVFHAAGTVKRIVSPELWERGIRVSSSAEANGVPVAEYTLAMILLSAKNALESARSYRATHDMSLALPRGEVGAYGITVGIVGASRIGRRTLDLLRPFDITPLLYDPSLSAADAAAMGATLVSLHELLRLSDIVSLHAPSLPATHRMISEPELALMRDGCVLINTARGSLVDTDALVVELSSGRLRAVLDVTDPEPLPADHPLFSAPGVTLTPHIAGSLGNELGRMGRQTVDEIERFVTAGVLDFEVLHRDLAMSA from the coding sequence GTGAGCTCTCCGAGCGCGGCGTTCGCCCTCTCCGATCCCACTCTCATCCCGCGGCTGTTCGAGCCGCAGAGCCTCGCGCGATTGCGAGCGCTCGTGCGTCTGGACGAACGCCCCTTCGCGCCCTCGGACGCCGGGCCGCTCGGGCGGCTCGGTGCGTCGAACGACGCCGAGATCCTGATCACCGGCTGGGGTGCGCCGCAGCTCGACGCCCGGATGCTCGACGCACTGCCGCGTCTGCGTGCCGTCTTCCACGCCGCCGGCACCGTGAAGCGGATCGTGTCGCCTGAGCTGTGGGAGCGCGGCATCCGCGTGTCGAGCAGCGCCGAGGCGAACGGCGTTCCGGTGGCCGAGTACACGCTGGCGATGATCCTGCTCAGTGCGAAGAACGCGCTGGAATCCGCGCGCTCCTACCGTGCCACGCACGACATGTCGCTCGCTCTCCCTCGGGGCGAGGTGGGGGCGTACGGCATCACCGTGGGCATCGTCGGGGCATCGCGCATCGGTCGCCGCACCCTCGACCTCCTGCGTCCCTTCGACATCACCCCGCTGCTCTATGACCCGTCGCTCTCGGCGGCGGATGCGGCGGCGATGGGCGCCACTCTGGTCTCGCTGCACGAACTGCTCCGGCTGAGCGACATCGTGAGTCTGCACGCCCCCTCGCTGCCTGCGACTCATCGCATGATCAGCGAACCCGAGCTCGCGCTCATGCGCGATGGATGCGTCCTGATCAACACGGCGCGTGGGTCGCTCGTCGACACCGACGCTCTCGTCGTCGAGCTCTCGAGCGGCCGACTGCGGGCGGTGCTCGACGTCACCGACCCCGAGCCGCTGCCCGCAGATCATCCCCTCTTCTCCGCTCCGGGGGTGACGCTCACGCCCCATATCGCGGGCTCTCTGGGCAACGAGCTGGGGCGGATGGGGCGTCAGACGGTCGACGAGATCGAGCGATTCGTCACGGCCGGCGTCCTGGACTTCGAGGTGTTGCACCGCGATCTCGCCATGAGCGCCTGA